In Labilithrix sp., a genomic segment contains:
- a CDS encoding translocation/assembly module TamB domain-containing protein, whose protein sequence is MSSHSKRSRARRVLGVLGSVVGVTVTFVAGIAAGALLHLDLPLTHRLVTTQANAILKSTLEGEVIVDRIGHIGLDGASGIKVRVKDPEGVQVLDVTGVHAKTDALAIARSALFGDGPIVIPVHQVRIDHVDANLDTDGTPAENLRLANAFMPRDETPSDPNEPPGRGVRVEAPDVQLGHAWAHGVPPGGQPVDADVHGLVAKAHLDPARLDAELVKVALQARAIPRGLDPNGTVSGRFSMPMEGDTPPMAFEARFDGKVGDIPTSARASMNGSRVDAVVDAHDATGAGTQAVVSEIAIHDALTLHAEAHGDLPRVEAKAKLTLGRATVDANAVVVTGDTTKIQATVAARNVDVRAIQPTAPKTELGLDATADVAIEGDDVNGVAAVDTLPGVVDGQRLPPVQVRAKLAGRSAEATAVVQDEAMPTKVRVEMRPRADRPDGRIITARVEAKAPDLHRVPVVGAMFGGSAEVDASAKLTLPENAIDAKAKLTASRVRDTQIAIGAVTTEAKVSGTLDRPVVDAEVKARELVTGTLPIAKLDAAARVVLDGDALAIERPRATAVRPTSDSIVVVARQVKIEGANLRVDGARIEGVGAPIAADVVKSGEDVDGAIEAPAIDLPLLARIAGQEELGIKSGTLALGGKVALRRGDVKAGVHVELKDLAMQDMKDANAKVDAAIDGREVALDLAARVGDTGELTLKTDHVVLAGHATDPNAWKRAHGKVSLDSRVDLARVAAFVAPEKLPVGDLRGFVVVQGRLGRDREGAPPEVQLHAHTNGLALAGAPEQRAEPIGDVRVEAVAPWRVTGVDVGVDVRNDATSGLTSVAFRVTDAHGVLVAFDSKTVLPYDELVARPEQAKEQVFAAPISARLVVPPRRLEDLPPVVNLEDTSGAVEAELEAGGTILDPKVRLVARGRRLRSPQMGKEMRSDVDLALDYDGQEAKVALKSAAGGADLLTVAASVKAKAKDFIAGTPGGAAPDWTASASAHLASFPLESLPPLAEQRVKGRVSGDVELVDLHKDAIVKGHIALQKLKVGRVEYEKGNIDLEAGRGKLAAKVRIDQKDGFIDASAKSGMRWGAELAPTLDDETPLEAKLEAKNFDAAAAQPFVASAVPTLDGRLDAHAAARVVPGKPGAELEGKITFRDGTVGVAALGDELRKVRATVTLAKDGTIKVDDVSASGVQGEVRANATAKIDGMRLADAVVNVDIPKSKPFAFSLQGQPMGDVHGTVRVRAKQSADAKVTSIAVEVPKLNVELPQSTKTGVATLEKKENVHVGVYRDDKTFVKLPLDKHDTLPPPSIRAEDPSRLEVALKLGRIDIERGNQARVALGGDLAVSVGQDTRIKGEIRAIEGWADVQGKKFEVERATVTFDGSPDVNPVVLATAMWDAPDGTKVYADFVGPVKTGKVVLRSEPGRPQNEILALVLFGTADGVNPRPHAQQTQKDGTTTAAVGVGGGVAAQGLTDALDDMAGIQATARIDTSSPRNPRPEVEFQVSSKVAIAFGHVLGTPPITEPDRNLAKVEYRFYKNWSLETTVGDRGKGQMDAIWQKRY, encoded by the coding sequence ATGTCGTCCCATTCCAAGCGTAGTCGGGCCCGGCGCGTCCTCGGGGTCCTCGGCAGCGTCGTCGGCGTCACCGTCACCTTCGTCGCCGGCATCGCCGCCGGCGCGCTCCTCCACCTCGACCTCCCGCTCACGCACCGCCTCGTCACGACGCAGGCGAACGCGATCCTCAAGTCGACGCTCGAGGGCGAGGTCATCGTCGATCGCATCGGCCACATCGGGCTCGACGGCGCCTCCGGGATCAAGGTCCGGGTGAAGGACCCCGAGGGGGTCCAGGTCCTCGACGTGACCGGCGTCCACGCGAAGACCGACGCGCTCGCGATCGCGCGCTCCGCGCTGTTCGGCGACGGGCCGATCGTGATCCCCGTGCATCAGGTCAGGATCGATCACGTCGACGCGAACCTCGACACCGACGGCACGCCGGCCGAGAACCTCCGCCTCGCGAACGCGTTCATGCCGCGCGACGAGACGCCGTCCGATCCGAACGAGCCGCCGGGCCGCGGCGTCCGCGTCGAGGCCCCCGACGTCCAGCTCGGCCACGCGTGGGCGCACGGCGTGCCGCCGGGGGGACAGCCCGTCGACGCCGACGTCCACGGCCTCGTCGCGAAGGCGCACCTCGATCCCGCGCGCCTCGACGCCGAGCTCGTGAAGGTCGCGCTCCAGGCGCGCGCGATCCCGCGCGGGCTCGATCCGAACGGCACCGTGTCGGGCCGCTTCTCGATGCCGATGGAAGGCGACACCCCGCCGATGGCGTTCGAGGCGCGCTTCGACGGCAAGGTCGGCGACATCCCGACGTCCGCGCGCGCGAGCATGAACGGGAGCCGCGTCGACGCCGTCGTCGACGCGCACGACGCGACGGGGGCAGGGACGCAGGCGGTCGTGAGCGAGATCGCGATCCACGACGCGCTCACGCTCCACGCCGAGGCGCACGGCGATCTCCCGCGCGTGGAGGCCAAGGCGAAGCTCACCCTCGGCCGCGCGACGGTCGACGCGAACGCCGTCGTCGTCACCGGCGACACGACGAAGATCCAGGCCACCGTGGCGGCGCGCAACGTCGACGTCCGCGCGATCCAGCCGACCGCTCCGAAGACGGAGCTCGGGCTCGACGCGACCGCCGACGTCGCGATCGAGGGCGACGACGTGAACGGCGTCGCCGCCGTCGACACGCTGCCCGGCGTCGTCGACGGCCAGCGGCTCCCGCCGGTGCAGGTGCGCGCGAAGCTCGCCGGCCGGTCGGCGGAGGCGACCGCGGTCGTCCAGGACGAGGCGATGCCGACGAAGGTGCGCGTCGAGATGCGGCCTCGCGCCGATCGGCCCGACGGCAGGATCATCACCGCGCGCGTCGAGGCGAAGGCGCCCGATCTCCACCGCGTCCCCGTCGTCGGCGCGATGTTCGGCGGCAGCGCCGAGGTCGACGCCTCCGCGAAGCTCACGCTCCCGGAGAACGCGATCGACGCGAAGGCGAAGCTCACCGCGTCGCGCGTCCGCGACACCCAGATCGCGATCGGTGCGGTCACGACCGAGGCGAAGGTGAGCGGGACCCTCGACCGTCCCGTCGTCGACGCCGAGGTGAAGGCGCGCGAGCTCGTGACCGGCACCCTCCCGATCGCGAAGCTGGACGCGGCCGCGCGCGTCGTCCTCGACGGGGACGCGCTCGCGATCGAACGACCGCGCGCCACCGCGGTCCGCCCGACGTCCGACTCCATCGTCGTCGTCGCGCGGCAGGTGAAGATCGAAGGCGCGAACCTCCGCGTCGACGGCGCGCGGATCGAGGGCGTCGGCGCGCCGATCGCGGCGGACGTCGTGAAGAGCGGCGAGGACGTCGACGGCGCGATCGAGGCGCCCGCGATCGACCTCCCGCTCCTCGCGCGCATCGCCGGCCAAGAGGAGCTCGGGATCAAGTCCGGCACCCTCGCGCTCGGGGGCAAGGTCGCGCTCCGTCGCGGCGACGTGAAGGCCGGCGTGCACGTCGAGCTGAAGGACCTCGCGATGCAGGACATGAAGGACGCGAACGCGAAGGTCGACGCCGCGATCGACGGGCGGGAGGTCGCGCTCGACCTCGCGGCGCGCGTCGGCGACACCGGCGAGCTCACGCTGAAGACGGACCACGTCGTGCTCGCGGGGCACGCGACCGATCCGAACGCGTGGAAGCGCGCGCACGGCAAGGTGAGCCTCGACAGCCGCGTCGACCTCGCCAGGGTCGCCGCGTTCGTCGCGCCGGAGAAGCTCCCCGTCGGCGATCTCCGCGGCTTCGTCGTGGTGCAGGGGCGGCTCGGGCGCGATCGTGAGGGCGCGCCGCCGGAGGTGCAGCTCCACGCGCACACGAACGGGCTCGCGCTCGCGGGCGCGCCGGAGCAGCGGGCGGAGCCGATCGGCGACGTGCGCGTCGAGGCGGTCGCGCCGTGGCGCGTCACCGGCGTCGACGTCGGCGTCGACGTGCGCAACGACGCGACGAGCGGGCTCACCAGCGTCGCGTTCCGCGTGACCGACGCGCACGGCGTCCTCGTCGCGTTCGACTCGAAGACCGTCCTCCCCTACGACGAGCTCGTCGCGCGACCGGAGCAGGCGAAGGAGCAGGTCTTCGCCGCGCCGATCTCCGCGCGGCTCGTCGTCCCGCCCCGCCGGCTCGAGGACCTGCCGCCGGTCGTGAACCTCGAGGACACCTCCGGCGCGGTGGAGGCGGAGCTCGAGGCCGGCGGGACGATCCTCGATCCGAAGGTGCGGCTCGTCGCGCGCGGCCGCCGCCTGCGCTCGCCGCAGATGGGGAAGGAGATGCGCTCCGACGTCGACCTCGCGCTCGACTACGACGGCCAGGAGGCGAAGGTCGCGCTGAAGTCCGCCGCCGGCGGCGCGGACCTCCTCACCGTCGCCGCGTCGGTGAAGGCGAAGGCGAAGGACTTCATCGCCGGCACGCCGGGCGGCGCCGCGCCGGACTGGACCGCCTCCGCGAGCGCGCACCTCGCCTCGTTCCCGCTCGAGTCGCTCCCGCCGCTCGCGGAGCAGCGCGTGAAGGGGCGCGTCAGCGGCGACGTCGAGCTCGTCGATCTCCACAAGGACGCGATCGTGAAGGGCCACATCGCGCTCCAGAAGCTGAAGGTCGGCCGCGTCGAATACGAGAAGGGCAACATCGACCTCGAGGCCGGTCGCGGCAAGCTCGCGGCGAAGGTCAGGATCGATCAGAAGGACGGCTTCATCGACGCGAGCGCGAAGAGCGGCATGAGGTGGGGCGCCGAGCTCGCGCCCACGCTCGACGACGAGACGCCGCTCGAGGCCAAGCTCGAGGCGAAGAACTTCGACGCCGCCGCCGCGCAGCCGTTCGTCGCGAGCGCGGTCCCCACCCTCGACGGCCGGCTCGACGCCCACGCCGCCGCGCGCGTCGTCCCCGGCAAACCGGGCGCGGAGCTGGAGGGGAAGATCACGTTCCGCGACGGCACCGTCGGCGTCGCCGCGCTCGGCGACGAGCTCCGGAAGGTGCGCGCGACCGTCACCCTCGCGAAGGACGGCACGATCAAGGTCGACGACGTCTCCGCCTCCGGAGTGCAGGGCGAGGTGCGCGCGAACGCGACCGCGAAGATCGACGGGATGCGCCTCGCGGACGCGGTCGTGAACGTGGACATCCCGAAGAGCAAGCCGTTCGCGTTCTCGCTCCAGGGCCAGCCGATGGGCGACGTCCACGGCACGGTGCGCGTGCGGGCGAAGCAGTCGGCCGACGCGAAGGTCACGTCGATCGCGGTCGAGGTCCCCAAGCTCAACGTCGAGCTCCCGCAGTCGACCAAGACCGGCGTCGCGACGCTCGAGAAGAAGGAGAACGTCCACGTCGGCGTCTATCGCGACGACAAGACGTTCGTGAAGCTGCCGCTCGACAAGCACGACACGCTCCCGCCTCCTTCGATTCGCGCGGAGGATCCCTCGCGGCTCGAGGTCGCGCTGAAGCTGGGGCGCATCGACATCGAGCGCGGGAACCAGGCGCGGGTCGCGCTCGGCGGCGACCTCGCGGTCTCGGTCGGGCAGGACACCCGCATCAAGGGCGAGATCCGCGCGATCGAGGGCTGGGCCGACGTCCAGGGCAAGAAGTTCGAGGTGGAGCGCGCCACGGTGACGTTCGACGGCTCGCCGGACGTCAACCCCGTCGTCCTCGCGACCGCGATGTGGGACGCGCCCGACGGGACGAAGGTCTATGCCGACTTCGTCGGGCCGGTGAAGACGGGCAAGGTCGTCCTCCGCTCCGAGCCGGGCCGCCCGCAGAACGAGATCCTCGCGCTCGTCCTCTTCGGCACCGCCGACGGCGTGAACCCCCGCCCGCACGCGCAGCAAACGCAGAAGGACGGCACGACGACGGCCGCGGTCGGCGTCGGCGGCGGCGTCGCCGCGCAGGGCCTCACCGACGCGCTCGACGACATGGCCGGCATCCAGGCGACCGCGCGCATCGACACGTCGAGCCCGCGCAACCCGCGCCCGGAGGTCGAGTTCCAGGTCTCGTCGAAGGTCGCGATCGCCTTCGGGCACGTCCTCGGCACGCCGCCGATCACGGAGCCAGACCGGAACCTCGCGAAGGTCGAATACCGATTTTACAAGAACTGGTCACTCGAGACTACGGTCGGAGACAGAGGTAAAGGTCAGATGGATGCCATCTGGCAGAAGCGTTATTAG
- a CDS encoding BamA/TamA family outer membrane protein: protein MIRSSFLAALGAALFFLTTGCKHVPEGRSSVDAVTVRGNDKLDADDVTDKIATTPSDKFLGLFRGILYDYSVFDRNVLQRDLARVEAVYREHGFFEAHARAGRIYEVDAKHTRVEIVVEEGPATLIREVRVDGLDGVPRDIADLARKKASLALVKDARFEQEAFDKALAEVRRTLTDRGYAYVKVENDAKVDLVAHRADVVLTVKPGAPCVLGPVTIEGLGPLPEDRVRRTANLKEGAVYSEADLDGAQQALLDLGVFASVEVKPELPDPPAPNRVVPIRIKAEPSRLRTIRLGGGFEFDALKTDVHGLVGWEHKNFFGGLRTFSVSFKPGIVLYPIRVNNITAPTNFLPEGRLRLELMQPGLFEPRTNGFVRPEISAQALLLNPNPPPNQPVIGYAEARNSVGLERTIWRLSGTVSHNLQAAQPFVYVGRKDPTLGPLLISYPELLLAIDLRNDRVHPRRGIYLLNTLQVAGGPFGGGARDVKVQPDLRGYIPITKKRVTLALRGSFGFLFAQNYGGSVQDPRSVYEGSEERTRDYQFTFFRGFFSGGPTSNRGYPLRGVGPHDFVPFLSPDAELQRVNLDCGPGGEFDCRSPTGGFSIWEASAEVRFVVDGPLSMATFCDASDVSPRQTNIRLNHPHLSCGAGARYDTPVGPVRLDVGYRIPGLQTIGGLTREEREPETFPLGIPIAVSFGIGEAF from the coding sequence ATGATCCGCTCGTCCTTCCTCGCGGCGCTCGGCGCGGCCTTGTTCTTCCTCACGACGGGATGCAAACACGTGCCCGAAGGGCGCTCCTCCGTCGACGCGGTCACCGTCCGCGGCAACGACAAGCTCGACGCCGACGACGTCACCGACAAGATCGCGACGACGCCGAGCGACAAGTTCCTCGGCCTCTTCCGCGGCATCCTCTACGACTACTCCGTCTTCGATCGGAACGTGCTCCAGCGCGACCTCGCGCGCGTCGAGGCGGTCTATCGCGAGCACGGCTTCTTCGAAGCGCATGCGCGCGCGGGACGCATCTACGAGGTCGACGCCAAGCACACGCGCGTCGAGATCGTCGTCGAGGAAGGACCCGCGACCCTGATCCGCGAGGTGCGCGTCGACGGGCTCGACGGCGTCCCGCGCGACATCGCCGACCTCGCGCGGAAGAAGGCGAGCCTCGCGCTCGTGAAGGACGCGCGCTTCGAGCAGGAGGCCTTCGACAAGGCCCTCGCCGAGGTGCGCCGCACGCTGACCGATCGCGGCTACGCCTACGTGAAGGTCGAGAACGACGCGAAGGTGGACCTCGTCGCGCACCGCGCCGACGTCGTCCTCACCGTGAAGCCCGGCGCGCCCTGCGTCCTCGGCCCCGTCACGATCGAGGGCCTCGGCCCGCTGCCGGAGGACCGCGTCCGCCGCACGGCCAACCTCAAAGAGGGCGCGGTCTACTCCGAGGCCGACCTCGACGGCGCGCAGCAGGCGCTGCTCGATCTCGGCGTCTTCGCGTCGGTCGAGGTGAAGCCCGAGCTCCCCGATCCGCCGGCGCCGAACCGCGTCGTCCCGATCCGGATCAAGGCGGAGCCGTCGCGCCTCCGCACGATCCGCCTCGGCGGCGGCTTCGAGTTCGACGCGCTGAAGACCGACGTCCACGGCCTCGTCGGCTGGGAGCACAAGAACTTCTTCGGCGGGCTCCGCACCTTCTCGGTGAGCTTCAAGCCCGGCATCGTGCTCTACCCGATCCGCGTCAACAACATCACCGCGCCGACCAACTTCCTCCCCGAAGGCCGGCTCCGCCTCGAGCTCATGCAGCCCGGCCTCTTCGAGCCGCGCACGAACGGCTTCGTCCGGCCGGAGATCAGCGCGCAGGCGCTCCTCCTCAACCCCAACCCGCCGCCCAACCAGCCCGTCATCGGCTACGCCGAGGCGCGCAACAGCGTCGGCCTCGAGCGCACGATCTGGCGGCTCAGCGGCACGGTCTCGCACAACCTCCAGGCCGCGCAGCCCTTCGTCTACGTCGGCCGAAAAGACCCCACCCTCGGGCCGCTCCTGATCTCGTATCCGGAGCTCCTCCTCGCGATCGACCTCCGGAACGATCGCGTCCACCCGCGAAGAGGCATTTACCTCCTCAATACGCTGCAGGTCGCGGGCGGACCCTTCGGCGGCGGCGCGCGCGACGTGAAGGTGCAGCCCGACCTCCGCGGGTATATCCCGATTACGAAGAAGCGCGTGACGCTCGCGCTCCGCGGATCGTTCGGGTTCTTGTTCGCGCAGAACTACGGCGGCAGCGTCCAGGACCCGCGCAGCGTCTACGAAGGATCGGAGGAGCGGACTCGCGATTATCAATTCACGTTCTTCCGCGGCTTCTTCTCCGGCGGGCCCACCTCGAATCGCGGTTATCCGCTCCGCGGCGTCGGGCCCCACGACTTCGTGCCCTTCCTCTCGCCCGACGCCGAGCTCCAGCGCGTGAACCTCGACTGCGGGCCCGGCGGCGAGTTCGACTGCCGCTCGCCGACCGGCGGCTTCTCGATCTGGGAGGCCTCGGCCGAGGTCCGCTTCGTCGTCGACGGCCCGCTCTCGATGGCCACCTTCTGCGACGCGAGTGACGTTTCGCCACGCCAGACGAACATCCGGCTCAACCACCCGCACCTCTCCTGCGGCGCGGGCGCGCGCTACGACACCCCCGTCGGGCCGGTCCGGCTCGACGTCGGATACCGCATTCCTGGGCTCCAGACGATCGGAGGCCTCACGCGGGAGGAGCGCGAGCCGGAGACCTTCCCGCTTGGCATCCCTATCGCAGTGTCGTTCGGAATCGGTGAGGCCTTCTGA
- a CDS encoding YXWGXW repeat-containing protein — protein sequence MHVSRYRMLGFIGVAIAMSVAIACGSTVPTPKYTSHPTSALVQVPYPPPPARAEVVPDQDTDGAVWIDGEWVWQTRRWAWRAGRWVVPPSGARFAPWTTVRDEDGTLFVATGAWRAADGSEVTEPEPLAKGKPRGASVVSPDGDEVPVGAPASSANARRVDRRDAAAGRDMEALDAAVLPSLSLDAAVTDQLLDASPSERAPTLPRAMLDASTP from the coding sequence GTGCACGTCTCGCGCTATCGGATGCTCGGGTTCATCGGTGTGGCGATCGCGATGAGTGTGGCGATCGCGTGCGGCTCCACGGTGCCGACGCCGAAGTACACGAGCCACCCGACGTCGGCGCTGGTGCAGGTCCCGTATCCGCCGCCGCCCGCGCGCGCGGAGGTCGTGCCCGATCAGGACACCGACGGCGCGGTGTGGATCGACGGCGAGTGGGTCTGGCAGACGCGACGCTGGGCGTGGCGCGCGGGGCGCTGGGTGGTGCCGCCGAGCGGGGCGCGCTTCGCGCCCTGGACGACGGTGCGCGACGAGGACGGCACGCTGTTCGTGGCGACGGGCGCGTGGCGCGCGGCGGACGGGAGCGAGGTGACGGAGCCGGAGCCGCTCGCGAAGGGCAAGCCGCGCGGCGCGTCGGTCGTCTCGCCGGACGGCGACGAGGTGCCGGTCGGCGCGCCGGCCTCGTCCGCGAACGCGCGCCGCGTCGATCGCCGCGACGCCGCCGCCGGTCGCGACATGGAGGCGCTCGACGCGGCGGTGCTCCCGAGCCTCTCGCTCGACGCGGCCGTCACCGACCAGCTGCTCGACGCCTCGCCATCGGAGCGCGCGCCGACGTTGCCCCGAGCTATGCTCGACGCGAGCACGCCGTGA
- a CDS encoding amino acid ABC transporter substrate-binding protein: MKRIITLLFVGATLLGCDRSKEKAEADATPPIASTTAAAAPAPLTGDTPLFDLDTETQKAPDGSALDRIIKGLHVRVCVRADVAPFGSFSSTGLQGLEVELASALVEQISIDYKQPLKIDWTVVSAPERIKRLQEDGCDVLVASLSHTAERAGQVGLSKPYLKTDKVLLAAGKITRKVPVIAKVAGTTSELPADVKGTERVFTTYQEVAYAMDNEEIDYLVTDRPIADQLVRSVTKPYSVTKTVAPGAESYVAAVPNGHPELLAAVDKALADLARTGRLAHIHRRWL, encoded by the coding sequence ATGAAGAGGATCATCACGTTGTTGTTCGTCGGGGCGACGCTCCTCGGCTGCGATCGGTCGAAGGAGAAGGCAGAGGCGGACGCTACGCCGCCGATCGCCTCGACGACGGCGGCGGCCGCGCCCGCTCCGCTCACTGGCGACACGCCGCTCTTCGATCTCGACACCGAGACGCAGAAGGCGCCCGACGGCTCCGCGCTCGACCGCATCATCAAGGGGCTCCACGTGCGCGTGTGCGTGCGCGCCGACGTCGCGCCGTTCGGCTCGTTCTCCTCCACCGGCCTGCAAGGGCTCGAGGTCGAGCTCGCGAGCGCGCTCGTCGAGCAGATCAGCATCGACTACAAGCAGCCGCTCAAGATCGACTGGACGGTGGTCTCGGCGCCGGAGCGCATCAAGCGCCTGCAAGAGGACGGCTGCGACGTGCTCGTCGCGTCGCTCTCGCACACCGCGGAGCGCGCCGGTCAGGTAGGGCTCTCGAAGCCGTACCTCAAGACGGACAAGGTCCTCCTCGCCGCCGGCAAGATCACGCGCAAGGTCCCCGTCATCGCGAAGGTCGCCGGCACGACGAGCGAGCTCCCCGCCGACGTGAAGGGCACCGAGCGCGTGTTCACGACCTACCAGGAGGTCGCGTACGCGATGGACAACGAGGAGATCGACTACCTCGTGACCGATCGCCCGATCGCCGATCAGCTCGTGCGGAGCGTCACGAAGCCGTACTCCGTCACCAAGACCGTCGCGCCCGGCGCGGAGTCGTACGTCGCGGCGGTGCCGAACGGTCACCCGGAGCTCCTCGCCGCCGTCGACAAGGCGCTCGCCGACCTCGCGCGCACGGGCCGGCTCGCTCACATCCATCGCAGGTGGCTCTGA
- the rsgA gene encoding ribosome small subunit-dependent GTPase A, translating into MVTLEELGFPGPAPDDGRRPARVASVHAVRVDVWTTAGPVQASLRSRFLRIDGGVAVGDFVLLGATEDVVEEVLPRRTVFLRQAAGDRSEPQAIAANVDRVFVVTSAEDWNLRRLERYLVAIATGGAEAQIVLSKSDLGADVETTDALAPSLVTSAKTGAGLDELRARIPRGMTVAFVGSSGVGKSALVNVLLGRDAQLEGAVRAHDGRGRHTTTRRELFAVPGGGLLIDTPGMRELKPWLPGGEVDDAFDDVASHAARCRYRDCAHESEPGCAVREAVAAGDLAPERLEAWRKLARERSTQVDKSKQRTATLALRKRLREKGN; encoded by the coding sequence ATGGTGACGCTCGAGGAGCTCGGCTTCCCCGGCCCCGCGCCGGACGACGGCCGGCGGCCCGCGCGCGTCGCGTCGGTGCACGCGGTCCGCGTCGACGTGTGGACCACCGCGGGCCCGGTGCAGGCGAGCCTCCGCTCGCGGTTCCTCCGCATCGACGGCGGCGTCGCGGTCGGCGACTTCGTGCTCCTCGGCGCGACGGAGGACGTGGTCGAGGAGGTGCTCCCGCGGCGGACGGTGTTCCTCCGCCAGGCCGCGGGCGATCGCTCCGAGCCGCAGGCGATCGCGGCGAACGTCGATCGCGTCTTCGTCGTCACGTCGGCGGAGGACTGGAACCTGCGGCGGCTCGAGCGTTACCTCGTCGCGATCGCGACCGGCGGCGCGGAGGCGCAGATCGTCCTCAGCAAGTCCGATCTCGGCGCCGACGTCGAGACGACCGACGCGCTCGCGCCTTCGCTCGTCACGAGCGCGAAGACGGGCGCGGGCCTCGACGAGCTCCGCGCGCGCATCCCGCGCGGCATGACGGTGGCGTTCGTCGGCTCGTCGGGCGTGGGCAAGTCGGCGCTCGTGAACGTGCTCCTCGGCCGTGACGCGCAGCTCGAGGGCGCGGTGCGCGCGCACGACGGCCGCGGCCGCCACACCACCACGCGGCGTGAGCTCTTCGCGGTGCCCGGCGGCGGCTTGCTCATCGACACGCCGGGGATGCGGGAGCTGAAGCCGTGGCTCCCCGGCGGCGAGGTCGACGACGCGTTCGACGACGTCGCTTCGCACGCCGCCCGTTGCCGCTATCGCGACTGCGCGCACGAGTCGGAGCCCGGCTGCGCGGTGCGCGAGGCGGTCGCGGCGGGCGACCTCGCGCCGGAGCGCCTCGAGGCGTGGCGCAAGCTCGCGCGAGAGCGCAGCACCCAGGTCGACAAGTCGAAGCAACGCACCGCGACCCTCGCGCTGCGGAAGAGGCTCCGCGAGAAAGGTAATTAG